A genomic stretch from uncultured Methanobrevibacter sp. includes:
- the mer gene encoding 5,10-methylenetetrahydromethanopterin reductase, translated as MKFGIEFVPNEDLDKIVKRVKLAEEVGFEYAWITDHYNNKNVYETLALIAKETETIKLGPGVTNPYVRSPAISASAIATIDELSDGRATFGIGPGDKATFDALGIPWEKPVSTIRSAIADINTLLAGEKTETGAALGGVKTVQEHLPIYMGAQGPKMLETAGEIADGVLINASNPKDYEAALPLIKKGIENAGKDVSNFDVGAYTATSIGTDSEKAKNAAKIVVAFIAAGSPPMVIERHGLPEGINEKIGACLGKGDFGGAIGLIDDDLLNAFSVAGTPDEFIPKVEGLAEMGVTQYVAGSPIGKNVEESIRLLGEVIASF; from the coding sequence ATGAAGTTCGGTATAGAATTCGTACCAAATGAAGACTTAGATAAAATAGTAAAACGTGTAAAATTAGCTGAAGAAGTTGGTTTTGAATATGCATGGATCACAGACCACTACAACAACAAAAATGTATATGAAACCTTAGCTTTAATTGCTAAAGAAACCGAAACCATTAAATTAGGTCCTGGTGTAACCAACCCATATGTAAGAAGCCCTGCTATCTCTGCTTCTGCAATTGCTACTATCGATGAACTCTCCGATGGAAGAGCTACTTTTGGTATTGGACCTGGTGATAAAGCAACATTTGACGCATTAGGAATCCCATGGGAAAAACCTGTATCTACAATAAGATCCGCTATTGCTGATATTAACACTTTACTTGCTGGTGAAAAAACTGAAACTGGAGCAGCATTAGGTGGAGTAAAAACTGTTCAAGAACACCTTCCAATTTACATGGGTGCTCAAGGACCTAAAATGTTAGAAACCGCTGGAGAAATCGCAGATGGTGTTTTAATTAATGCATCCAACCCTAAAGATTATGAAGCAGCATTACCTCTTATTAAAAAAGGAATTGAAAATGCTGGTAAAGATGTTTCCAACTTCGATGTAGGTGCATACACCGCAACCTCTATTGGAACTGACTCTGAAAAAGCTAAAAACGCAGCAAAAATTGTTGTTGCATTTATTGCAGCTGGTTCACCACCTATGGTTATCGAAAGACACGGATTACCTGAAGGTATTAACGAAAAAATCGGTGCTTGCTTAGGTAAAGGTGACTTTGGTGGAGCTATTGGATTAATCGATGATGATTTACTCAATGCTTTCTCCGTAGCAGGTACTCCTGATGAATTCATACCTAAAGTAGAAGGATTAGCTGAAATGGGTGTAACCCAATATGTAGCTGGTTCTCCAATCGGAAAAAATGTAGAAGAATCTATCAGATTATTAGGAGAAGTAATCGCAAGTTTCTAA
- a CDS encoding radical SAM protein, with protein sequence MGCSFNCVYCYINGSKYAKETNNYYVKSNASDLVYKKLKKLAKNQERAFLNLGSASDSYMEIEKELELTRDILKIFLRFKYPVHIITKSDLILRDIDILRKINEIAILPEDIKNLKSKVCITFSFSTIDDELASLIEPNAPLPSQRLNAMNKLASEGFHVGVALMPILPYLNDDIENLDNAVKLFKKNNASYLILGALSLFGNNDNSSKIKYFNFIENNFPEILVNVKKLFYNREYPSQKYQNDIYRKIVNICKKQDVKTTMI encoded by the coding sequence ATAGGTTGTTCTTTTAATTGTGTTTATTGTTATATTAATGGAAGTAAATATGCAAAAGAAACAAATAATTATTATGTAAAGTCAAATGCTTCTGATCTGGTTTATAAAAAATTAAAAAAATTGGCTAAAAATCAAGAACGAGCATTTTTAAATTTAGGTTCAGCATCTGATTCATATATGGAAATAGAAAAAGAATTAGAATTAACCAGGGATATTTTAAAAATATTTCTAAGATTTAAATATCCGGTTCATATTATAACAAAATCCGATTTGATTTTAAGGGATATTGATATTCTAAGAAAGATTAATGAAATAGCTATTTTACCTGAGGACATAAAAAATTTGAAATCTAAAGTATGTATAACATTTTCATTTTCAACAATTGATGATGAACTAGCTAGTCTAATTGAACCAAATGCACCATTACCTTCACAAAGATTAAATGCAATGAATAAATTAGCTAGTGAAGGTTTCCATGTGGGGGTGGCGTTAATGCCAATTTTACCTTATTTAAATGATGATATTGAAAATCTTGACAATGCAGTTAAACTTTTTAAGAAAAATAATGCCAGCTATTTGATTCTTGGTGCTTTGTCACTTTTTGGAAATAATGATAATTCTTCTAAAATAAAATATTTTAATTTTATTGAAAATAATTTCCCTGAGATTTTAGTTAATGTAAAAAAATTGTTTTATAATAGAGAATATCCTTCACAAAAATATCAAAATGATATTTATAGAAAAATAGTAAATATTTGCAAAAAACAGGATGTTAAAACAACAATGATTTAA
- a CDS encoding archaeosine biosynthesis radical SAM protein RaSEA produces MEIENLTKEIRARAFERKDPKTPNQVAASWYNDDLTYDGVAKTLFIILPTPGCSWALGDSGGCTMCSYVSDCTLEPIDSETIVNIFKQHLSRFPINEENKITVKLFASGSFLNPRELPKDARDEILNILMNLGNVTEIVVESRAEYVKEEYIDEIMDIIGDTLFEISIGLETSNDYTRLKKINKGFSLKDFNEAVLTIQKLNNEKGYNLKSKAYIFVKPILLNEKEAIDEAIETARYCAENNVDRLSFCPATIHGGTLIERMWRKGAYQPPWIWSCIEIINTVRHELNIPALLDTSGFGSRRGPYNCKKCNKDLKHMIISNNLTQEPIEYDCDCKNEWLAEINNADMNKSTIPVKHLPLY; encoded by the coding sequence ATGGAGATTGAAAATTTAACTAAAGAAATTAGAGCTAGGGCTTTTGAAAGAAAAGACCCAAAAACACCTAACCAGGTAGCTGCTAGTTGGTACAATGATGATTTAACTTATGATGGAGTTGCAAAAACTTTATTTATTATTTTACCTACACCTGGATGTTCTTGGGCTCTTGGAGACAGTGGTGGATGTACAATGTGCAGTTATGTTTCAGATTGTACATTAGAACCTATTGACAGTGAAACTATTGTTAATATTTTTAAACAACATTTAAGTCGTTTTCCGATTAATGAAGAAAACAAGATAACTGTTAAATTATTTGCTTCAGGTAGTTTTTTAAATCCTCGTGAACTTCCAAAAGATGCTCGTGATGAAATATTAAATATTTTAATGAATTTAGGTAATGTTACAGAAATTGTAGTGGAATCTAGAGCAGAATATGTTAAAGAGGAATATATTGATGAAATAATGGATATTATTGGAGATACTTTATTTGAAATTAGTATAGGTCTTGAAACTTCAAATGATTACACTAGACTTAAAAAAATTAATAAAGGATTTAGTTTAAAAGATTTTAATGAAGCTGTTTTAACAATTCAAAAATTAAATAATGAAAAAGGTTATAATCTTAAATCAAAAGCATATATTTTTGTAAAACCTATTTTGTTAAATGAAAAAGAAGCAATTGATGAAGCTATAGAAACTGCAAGATATTGTGCTGAAAATAATGTAGACAGATTATCTTTTTGTCCAGCGACAATACATGGTGGAACTTTAATTGAAAGAATGTGGCGTAAAGGAGCTTATCAACCACCTTGGATTTGGAGTTGTATTGAAATTATAAATACAGTACGTCATGAATTAAATATTCCTGCATTACTTGATACTTCTGGATTTGGTTCAAGACGTGGCCCATATAACTGTAAAAAATGTAACAAAGACTTGAAACATATGATTATATCTAATAATTTAACACAAGAACCTATAGAATATGATTGTGATTGTAAAAATGAATGGTTAGCTGAAATCAATAATGCAGACATGAATAAATCAACCATACCTGTAAAACATCTTCCATTATATTAA